A region of Mammaliicoccus sp. Dog046 DNA encodes the following proteins:
- the icaB gene encoding intercellular adhesin biosynthesis polysaccharide N-deacetylase — MRRLNMKRFVLIFTVLALLHSGDEVAFAKKKTLGGEHNGCVALNYHRIREDNWVDRLLAAFSSSKELKIYSVTDTQFESHIKWLKDQGANFITLDELIKYKEKKDFPDKCVWVNFDDMDESIYQNAFPIIKKYNVPATGFVITGEVGAKDFHNINLSPKSELKEMYDSGLWEFASHTDRVHTMKKTTSMLIKRAEKGDVSSDIENSVKYIDQNLDGNVEALAYPYGQVNDKVVDQLKKETSIKYGFTLEEKAITPKDNNYYIPRVMVSDNAFNRLVKNWKGFNHG; from the coding sequence GTGCGTAGATTAAATATGAAACGATTTGTATTAATATTTACAGTCCTCGCATTGTTACATTCAGGAGATGAAGTGGCTTTTGCTAAGAAGAAAACATTGGGCGGAGAGCACAATGGATGTGTCGCTTTAAATTATCATAGAATTCGTGAAGATAATTGGGTTGATCGATTGCTAGCTGCATTTTCGAGCAGTAAAGAGTTGAAGATATATAGCGTGACGGATACGCAATTTGAATCGCATATTAAATGGTTGAAAGATCAAGGTGCAAACTTTATAACTTTAGATGAATTGATTAAGTATAAAGAAAAGAAAGATTTTCCAGACAAATGTGTATGGGTGAACTTTGATGATATGGATGAAAGTATATATCAAAATGCATTCCCAATCATTAAAAAATACAATGTCCCTGCAACCGGTTTTGTAATTACTGGAGAAGTAGGCGCTAAAGATTTTCATAATATTAATCTATCACCAAAAAGTGAATTAAAAGAAATGTACGATAGTGGATTATGGGAATTTGCTTCTCATACAGATCGTGTCCATACAATGAAGAAAACAACATCGATGCTTATTAAACGGGCTGAAAAGGGCGATGTTTCATCCGATATTGAAAACAGTGTAAAATACATTGATCAAAATTTAGATGGCAATGTAGAAGCGCTGGCGTATCCATATGGCCAAGTGAATGACAAAGTTGTTGATCAATTAAAGAAGGAAACGTCAATCAAATATGGATTTACTTTAGAGGAGAAAGCAATAACGCCAAAAGATAATAATTATTACATACCTAGAGTGATGGTTAGTGATAACGCATTTAATCGACTCGTGAAAAACTGGAAAGGATTTAATCATGGCTAA
- a CDS encoding acyltransferase family protein, protein MAKGKRIEFIYLRTFLCLLIVLTHILTEFSIKNDIDNNQIHVLYLIRMILIIGTPCFIILSQLLTTLNYNEQLKPKYLSSRMTYILVPYIIMGSFYSYSESLKTNQDFIKQFIENVVQGNWYGYFILIIIQFFILNWIIYRINPRILYSKWSLFLAFIINTAYLYSYQNLDQVTDFVDQYYPLSPQTFIGGWIFYYFFGSYVGHHYQSIKKFINKNVAIVLFFTVAAYLLFKFVGTHDAWLVSSMDYRILLYCACAFLLLINFSAQFETFMFTTIEEISVFSFFIYLMHPIILEYMFEYTRIFQDKTLIFLPISLLFIVGSCLGIGTLLKEFKIFKFVMGKQPYNHVK, encoded by the coding sequence ATGGCTAAAGGTAAACGAATTGAATTTATATACTTAAGAACATTTCTATGTTTATTAATCGTACTCACACATATTTTGACGGAATTTAGTATTAAGAATGATATTGATAATAACCAAATTCATGTGCTTTACTTAATTCGTATGATATTAATTATTGGTACACCATGCTTTATTATATTGTCTCAATTATTAACGACATTAAATTATAATGAGCAATTAAAACCGAAATATTTAAGTTCAAGAATGACATACATATTGGTTCCTTACATCATTATGGGTTCGTTCTATAGTTATTCCGAAAGTTTAAAGACAAATCAAGATTTCATAAAACAATTTATAGAGAATGTCGTTCAAGGTAATTGGTACGGTTACTTTATTCTAATTATCATTCAATTCTTCATATTAAATTGGATAATATATAGAATAAATCCACGTATTTTATATTCGAAATGGAGTTTGTTCTTAGCTTTTATTATTAATACAGCTTACTTATACAGCTATCAAAATTTAGATCAAGTGACGGACTTTGTGGATCAATATTATCCGTTAAGTCCGCAGACATTTATTGGAGGATGGATATTCTATTACTTCTTCGGTTCGTATGTAGGACATCACTATCAATCAATTAAGAAATTTATTAATAAAAATGTTGCTATTGTACTGTTCTTTACGGTTGCAGCGTATTTATTGTTTAAATTCGTCGGAACACATGATGCGTGGTTAGTGAGTAGCATGGATTATCGTATATTATTATATTGTGCATGTGCATTTTTATTACTCATTAACTTTAGTGCTCAATTTGAAACATTCATGTTTACGACAATTGAAGAAATAAGTGTATTCTCATTCTTTATTTATTTGATGCATCCCATTATTTTAGAATACATGTTTGAGTACACACGTATATTCCAAGATAAAACGTTAATATTTTTACCGATATCGTTATTATTTATTGTAGGTAGTTGCTTAGGTATAGGTACTTTATTAAAAGAATTTAAAATATTTAAATTCGTAATGGGTAAACAACCTTATAATCATGTGAAATAA
- the brnQ gene encoding branched-chain amino acid transport system II carrier protein produces the protein MKNKLSFKENLYIGSLLFGLFFGAGNLIFPIHLGQTAGANVFTANLGFLITAIGLPFLGIIAIGISKTSGIFEITSRVNTKYAYIFTILLYLVIGPFYALPRLATTSFEIAFTPFISESSVKLYLSIFSVLFFLVAWFFSKKPSKILEYIGKFLNPVFLVLLGLLIVLAFINPIAGVSNAAISPDYENSPLLKGFIDGYNTLDALAALAFGIIIVSTIKKLGITNPSHIAKETVKSGTISIISMGFIYSLLAIMGTMSLGHFKASENGGIALAQIAQYYLGNYGIILLSLIIIVACLKTAIGLITAFSETFTDLFPKVNYLTFATAVSIISFIFANVGLTKIIEYSIPVLMFLYPLAITIILLTLASPLFNHSKTVYQFTTYFTLIASFIDGIKASPEFISNTAFAHAIITFGEKYLPFFTIGMGWVLPAVIGFIIGLVVYFIRKDRYKTA, from the coding sequence ATGAAAAACAAACTTAGCTTTAAAGAAAACCTTTATATCGGCTCGTTATTATTCGGATTATTTTTCGGAGCAGGTAATTTAATCTTCCCTATCCATTTAGGTCAAACAGCCGGTGCAAACGTATTTACTGCCAACTTAGGATTCCTTATTACAGCGATTGGCTTACCATTCTTAGGTATTATCGCAATAGGTATTTCAAAGACAAGTGGTATCTTCGAAATTACTTCTAGAGTAAACACGAAATATGCATATATCTTCACGATCTTACTATATTTAGTGATTGGACCATTTTATGCATTACCAAGATTAGCAACAACATCATTTGAAATTGCATTCACACCATTTATTTCAGAGTCATCTGTGAAATTATATTTATCAATCTTTAGCGTATTATTCTTCTTAGTTGCATGGTTCTTCTCGAAGAAACCATCTAAAATATTAGAATATATCGGTAAATTTTTAAACCCTGTATTTTTAGTCTTGTTAGGTTTACTCATCGTACTTGCATTTATTAACCCTATTGCTGGCGTTTCAAATGCGGCGATCAGCCCGGACTATGAAAACAGTCCTTTATTAAAAGGCTTTATCGATGGCTATAACACGTTAGATGCATTGGCTGCACTTGCATTTGGTATCATTATCGTTTCAACGATTAAAAAGTTAGGTATCACAAATCCAAGTCACATTGCAAAAGAAACAGTGAAATCTGGTACGATCAGTATCATTTCAATGGGTTTTATTTATAGCTTGTTAGCCATTATGGGTACAATGAGTTTAGGTCATTTTAAAGCAAGTGAAAACGGTGGTATCGCCTTAGCTCAAATCGCACAATATTACCTGGGTAATTACGGAATCATCTTATTATCCTTAATCATTATTGTTGCGTGTTTAAAGACAGCCATTGGTTTAATCACAGCTTTCTCAGAGACATTTACAGACCTATTTCCAAAGGTCAATTATTTAACATTTGCAACAGCAGTAAGTATCATTTCATTCATCTTTGCAAATGTCGGATTAACTAAGATAATTGAATACTCAATACCAGTATTGATGTTCTTATATCCATTAGCCATTACAATCATACTATTAACATTGGCTAGTCCATTATTTAATCACTCTAAAACTGTTTATCAATTTACGACGTATTTCACATTAATCGCTTCATTTATTGATGGTATTAAAGCAAGTCCTGAATTTATATCAAATACAGCATTTGCACATGCTATCATTACATTTGGCGAAAAATATTTACCATTCTTCACTATAGGAATGGGTTGGGTATTACCAGCAGTCATCGGATTTATAATCGGATTGGTTGTTTACTTCATAAGAAAAGACCGTTATAAAACGGCGTAA
- a CDS encoding hydroxymethylglutaryl-CoA reductase, degradative, whose product MKPLTKDFRHLSRLDKIEQLKSHGWIQEQSEQILLNHSTIDKDLLDNLIENVIGQGTLPVGLLPEIIVDNQSYAVPMMVEEPSVVAAASFASKLFNKSGGFKVTRSENIKLGQIVFDHVEDTEQLRNDIMRLENQIHNVANEVYPSIIKRGGGYQKIEIDTFPEVGMLSLKVFIDTCDAMGANIINTILEGISQYLETELADTDVLMSILSNYSTTSVIRIEGRIAVSDLNKGDVDGAVVAQRMERASVLAHVDTYRAVTHNKGIMNGISSVVLATGNDTRSVEAGAHAYASKDGQYRSLTTWKYDKEEQYLVGTIELPLTLGTIGGSINLLPISKVTMDILNVQSAENLAHIVAAVGLAQNFSACRALVSEGIQHGHMNLHYKSLAIKIGATGEEITQLTQALKQEKNPNLETAQRLLNEMRSH is encoded by the coding sequence ATGAAGCCGTTAACGAAAGATTTTAGACACTTATCACGATTAGATAAAATAGAACAACTTAAATCACATGGTTGGATTCAAGAACAATCCGAACAAATACTTTTAAACCATTCAACAATTGATAAAGATTTATTAGACAATTTAATCGAGAATGTTATTGGTCAAGGTACATTGCCAGTTGGTTTATTACCTGAAATCATTGTAGATAACCAATCATATGCTGTGCCAATGATGGTAGAAGAACCTTCAGTTGTTGCTGCTGCAAGCTTTGCTTCGAAACTTTTCAACAAATCTGGTGGTTTCAAAGTTACTCGCAGTGAAAACATTAAATTAGGACAAATTGTATTTGATCATGTTGAAGATACAGAACAATTACGCAATGACATTATGCGTTTAGAAAATCAAATACATAACGTTGCTAATGAAGTATATCCATCTATCATTAAAAGAGGTGGCGGTTATCAAAAGATTGAAATTGATACCTTCCCTGAAGTAGGCATGCTTTCATTAAAAGTATTTATTGATACATGTGATGCAATGGGTGCAAATATTATTAATACAATTTTAGAAGGCATCTCTCAATATTTAGAAACAGAATTAGCTGACACAGATGTCTTAATGAGTATTTTATCTAATTATTCAACGACTTCTGTAATTCGTATAGAAGGTAGAATTGCGGTATCTGATCTAAATAAAGGGGATGTAGATGGTGCAGTCGTTGCTCAACGCATGGAACGCGCCTCTGTGTTAGCACATGTAGACACTTATAGAGCCGTTACACATAACAAGGGGATCATGAATGGTATTAGTTCAGTTGTACTTGCTACTGGAAATGACACAAGAAGCGTTGAAGCTGGTGCACATGCATATGCAAGTAAAGATGGACAATATCGTAGTTTAACAACTTGGAAATATGACAAAGAAGAACAATACCTTGTTGGAACAATTGAACTACCACTTACTTTAGGCACAATTGGAGGTAGTATTAATCTTCTACCTATTTCTAAAGTAACGATGGACATCTTGAATGTTCAGTCTGCTGAAAATTTAGCCCACATCGTTGCGGCAGTCGGACTTGCTCAGAATTTCTCAGCTTGTCGCGCACTTGTTTCAGAAGGTATTCAACATGGTCATATGAACTTACACTATAAATCACTCGCTATAAAAATCGGTGCTACTGGTGAAGAAATCACTCAATTAACACAAGCACTCAAACAAGAAAAGAATCCAAACCTAGAAACAGCTCAACGTTTACTCAACGAAATGCGTAGCCATTAA
- a CDS encoding thiolase family protein, giving the protein MNKVVIVSAQRTPVGKFRGKLSNYSAVELGTAALKSALDQIQLDPNHIQNVIFGNVIQAGNGQNPARQIAINAGLSYKTPGMTVNEVCGSGLKSIILGKQLIQLGEAQVVAVGGVESMTNAPELVLKKGDAPIKSFMRDGLTDVFHQIPMGVTAEEIAKKYNVTREEQDAFTVNSHLQSHQATLDGKFNKEIVPMKDVNGETMTVDEIIRPESTMEALADLKTIFKEDGTVTAGNASALSDGASALILMDEAYAIEHQYPILATLGAHAEIGCDPMLMGYAPYHAVTELLERTNKTIEDIDLVEMTEAFAAQSIPVKKNLNIPDEKFNIYGGAIALGHALGSTGSRLVTTLTYALQQEQKQTGIATACIGGGLGIALMIEKGANV; this is encoded by the coding sequence ATGAACAAAGTTGTAATCGTAAGTGCCCAAAGAACACCAGTTGGAAAATTCAGAGGGAAACTCAGTAACTATTCTGCAGTTGAACTAGGCACTGCTGCCTTGAAATCTGCTTTAGATCAAATACAATTAGATCCAAATCATATACAAAATGTTATCTTCGGAAATGTGATTCAAGCTGGTAATGGTCAAAACCCTGCTCGCCAAATCGCAATCAACGCGGGATTATCATATAAAACACCTGGTATGACTGTTAATGAAGTATGTGGCTCAGGCCTTAAATCAATAATACTCGGGAAACAATTGATTCAACTAGGCGAAGCACAAGTTGTCGCTGTTGGTGGCGTAGAAAGTATGACAAATGCACCTGAACTTGTATTGAAAAAAGGTGATGCGCCAATCAAGAGCTTTATGCGTGATGGTCTAACGGACGTCTTTCATCAAATACCAATGGGTGTTACAGCCGAAGAAATTGCTAAAAAATATAACGTTACACGAGAAGAGCAAGATGCTTTCACTGTAAACTCTCATTTACAATCTCATCAAGCTACATTAGACGGGAAATTCAATAAAGAAATCGTACCTATGAAAGACGTCAACGGTGAAACTATGACTGTCGATGAAATCATCAGACCTGAAAGTACGATGGAAGCATTAGCTGATTTAAAAACAATATTCAAAGAAGATGGTACAGTAACTGCCGGGAATGCATCTGCATTAAGCGACGGTGCTTCTGCACTTATTCTTATGGACGAAGCTTATGCAATTGAACACCAATATCCGATATTAGCTACTTTAGGCGCACATGCTGAAATTGGTTGTGATCCAATGCTTATGGGCTATGCACCATATCACGCTGTTACTGAACTACTTGAACGCACGAATAAAACCATTGAAGATATCGATTTAGTTGAAATGACAGAAGCATTCGCAGCACAAAGTATTCCAGTTAAGAAGAATCTCAATATTCCAGATGAGAAATTTAATATCTATGGTGGCGCTATCGCCCTAGGTCACGCACTCGGTTCAACAGGATCAAGACTAGTGACAACACTCACTTATGCATTACAACAAGAACAGAAACAAACAGGTATCGCAACAGCATGTATTGGAGGCGGACTTGGTATAGCCCTAATGATTGAAAAAGGAGCAAACGTTTAA